GTCACGCCAGAGGCGTGACCAATGGGCATTAAGGTTTTTTTATCTTCTCTGGAAATAGAAAACTGGTTGCGGCCGCTCCCTGTTTTCTTTCCTCGACGTCACCTTGGTGACCTGGCTTTTCAAAAGAAAGAGTACCGCAGCCTGACATCGAACCTGGACCGGCTATTTTGAGCAACGCCTCAAGGCAACCTCTCAGGATCGGGCAGCGCCTGATGATCTGTTCATCGGACCGATGCGATCCGGTGGAGGAACGGATCCCCCTTTACCTGGGAACGGCCCGGGCCTTCGGGTCCGGTCTCCACGAGACCACTGTGAGCTGCCTCGAGGAGCTCGAGACCCTGGCGCCCCTCCAGGGTTTGACGGTCCTGGACGTGGGATGCGGGACGGGGATCCTTTCCATTGCGGCCCTTCTTCTGGGTGCCCGCTACGCGACTGCCTTCGACGTCGAGCCGGATGCGTCCTCCGCATGCGCGGGCAACGCCCGTCTCAACGGAGTGCACGACCGGTTG
The sequence above is a segment of the bacterium genome. Coding sequences within it:
- a CDS encoding 50S ribosomal protein L11 methyltransferase, yielding MSNASRQPLRIGQRLMICSSDRCDPVEERIPLYLGTARAFGSGLHETTVSCLEELETLAPLQGLTVLDVGCGTGILSIAALLLGARYATAFDVEPDASSACAGNARLNGVHDRLSVYCGTMAALKGEALGESAHFDLILANIYGDIILDLARDLAGRLAEDGRLILSGIAFEHMTDIRTSFRKLGLTLVTNRMMEDYVTMVWRKTGSGV